In Limnohabitans sp. INBF002, one genomic interval encodes:
- the mnmC gene encoding FAD-dependent 5-carboxymethylaminomethyl-2-thiouridine(34) oxidoreductase MnmC, with protein sequence MTRRNAWHGCNSWCHTQASFDELAFLALWHDWAADAARPAHLHVVAHTTQPLKADALLTTAAAHPELLSFAQQLADQCWGLLPGIHRLRFALNGDARRHTTATSQNSHSHARLSLTLCVGQHEDWPEFADVLRAHPTGLCTPPVDAPALSERTVTIIGAGIAGAGTARALAERGWQVTVLDAGDAPAAGASGLPVGVVAPHTSHDDSGVSRLSRAGLRLMEQTMRLLLTEGVDWGCTGVRERRLPGKTRRGGVPLSWLHEHTHTANDWTHKAPPPAPDDAYWHPHGAWLRPAQLVRALLNHPNIRWQGHAKVDALKCITHEKHKASNAPTPQTTNPDHLANTSASKWQILQGGKVLAESSRVVLAAGPGSAALIATATEDGCAPHINPLRGQVSWGLMADVPAGAYMPATPVNGNGSFVHNITSPDGPAWYTGATYDRINGDARLLDADHAENLERLQALEPDTAAALAPLFATVGTDAPRVHGWAGVRCGVHDRLPMTGRVPNTPEGVYMNAAMGSRGLTLGLLCGELLAAQWHGEPLPIEARLAKFLDATRFKK encoded by the coding sequence GTGACGCGTCGCAACGCATGGCACGGCTGTAACAGCTGGTGCCACACCCAAGCCAGCTTTGACGAGCTGGCTTTTCTTGCGTTATGGCACGACTGGGCCGCCGATGCGGCACGCCCCGCCCACTTGCATGTGGTGGCGCACACCACACAGCCGTTAAAAGCAGATGCATTGCTAACAACTGCCGCTGCACACCCAGAGCTTCTTTCATTCGCACAACAACTGGCCGATCAATGCTGGGGCTTGCTGCCTGGCATACATCGCTTGCGGTTTGCGCTGAATGGCGATGCACGCCGCCACACGACTGCAACGTCACAGAATTCGCACAGCCATGCCCGCCTTTCGCTCACGCTGTGCGTGGGTCAACACGAAGACTGGCCCGAGTTTGCCGACGTGCTGCGCGCACATCCCACGGGCCTGTGCACCCCACCTGTCGATGCCCCCGCTTTGAGCGAGCGCACCGTCACCATCATCGGTGCAGGCATTGCAGGCGCAGGCACGGCACGCGCACTGGCCGAACGCGGCTGGCAAGTGACGGTGCTGGATGCAGGGGATGCGCCTGCTGCGGGTGCATCGGGCTTGCCCGTGGGCGTGGTCGCGCCACACACCTCGCACGACGACAGTGGTGTGTCACGTCTCTCGCGTGCGGGCTTGCGACTCATGGAACAAACCATGCGCTTGTTGCTGACCGAAGGTGTGGATTGGGGTTGCACCGGCGTGCGTGAACGCCGCCTGCCCGGCAAAACCCGACGCGGTGGTGTGCCCCTGAGCTGGCTCCACGAGCACACCCACACCGCGAACGACTGGACACACAAAGCACCACCGCCCGCCCCCGATGACGCGTATTGGCACCCACACGGCGCGTGGCTCAGGCCTGCGCAATTGGTGCGTGCGTTGCTCAACCATCCCAACATCCGTTGGCAAGGCCACGCGAAAGTGGATGCACTCAAGTGCATCACACACGAGAAGCACAAGGCTTCCAACGCACCAACACCGCAGACAACAAACCCCGATCACCTTGCAAACACAAGCGCATCAAAGTGGCAAATTCTGCAAGGCGGCAAGGTCTTAGCCGAATCATCACGCGTGGTGCTGGCTGCAGGCCCTGGCTCTGCAGCACTCATCGCCACCGCAACAGAAGACGGCTGCGCGCCGCACATCAACCCGCTACGCGGACAAGTGTCTTGGGGCTTGATGGCCGATGTACCTGCGGGTGCGTACATGCCCGCCACACCGGTGAACGGCAATGGCAGCTTTGTGCACAACATCACCTCGCCCGACGGACCCGCTTGGTACACCGGCGCCACGTATGACCGCATCAACGGCGACGCCCGTTTACTGGATGCCGACCATGCTGAGAACTTAGAACGCTTGCAGGCTTTAGAGCCAGACACCGCTGCAGCACTGGCCCCCTTGTTTGCGACGGTAGGCACAGATGCCCCACGCGTACACGGCTGGGCTGGTGTGCGCTGCGGCGTGCACGACCGCTTGCCCATGACGGGACGCGTGCCCAACACACCCGAGGGCGTGTACATGAATGCCGCCATGGGCTCGCGCGGTTTGACACTGGGCTTGTTGTGCGGTGAATTGCTGGCCGCACAATGGCATGGCGAGCCTTTGCCCATCGAAGCACGATTGGCTAAGTTTTTAGATGCCACGCGGTTCAAAAAATGA
- a CDS encoding oxidative damage protection protein, with translation MSRTVQCIKLGTEAEGLDLPPYPGELGKRIWESVSKQAWADWIKQQTMLVNENRLNLADLRAREYLKRQMEKHFFGDGADAVQGYVPPSA, from the coding sequence ATGTCACGCACCGTTCAATGCATCAAACTCGGCACCGAAGCAGAGGGCCTCGATTTGCCACCCTACCCAGGCGAGCTGGGCAAGCGCATTTGGGAAAGCGTCAGCAAACAAGCTTGGGCCGATTGGATCAAGCAACAAACCATGTTGGTGAACGAAAACCGTTTGAACTTGGCCGACCTGCGCGCCCGTGAATACCTGAAGCGTCAAATGGAAAAACATTTCTTTGGCGACGGCGCGGACGCTGTGCAAGGCTACGTGCCGCCGAGCGCATAA
- a CDS encoding PhoX family phosphatase, which translates to MNTFDENDQRNHPRPEDTDFSRMVNTLLSRRQLLGAAGAGVGLFLGGQGLAHAAPASASAGPRIGFTPIAANSLDTITVPAGYQWRVLASWGDAILPGGTAFDPATRGTAISQSLSIGDNNDGMSFFSLGADHGVIAVNNEYANYEYLFVNGRCNSIEDTRKAQAAHGVSVFEVRRMGGVWKLQPQARLNRRITANTDMRLSGPAAGSALLKTQADPTGTVALGTFNNCANGRTPWGTYLTCEENFNGYFGSAESLPQNVAESAAFKRYGISAKGAGLNWHPFDGRFDLAKNPNEPNRFGWVVEIDPMDPTSTPIKRTALGRVKHENAEVVVNADGHVVVYMGDDEKGEHIYKFVSAKKFDAKNPKANRDLLDEGTLYVARFTTVDGKAQGEGEWLELTHGKNGLTAEAGFKDQAEVLVHTRLAATVVGATTMDRPEWIAVHPTQAQVYVTLTNNSDRGAKPNQAVNGPNPRAKNVYGQIVRWTPKGNDHTANSFTWDIFALAGNPTLHKDAYAGSANITPDNMFNSPDGLAFDRDGRLWIQTDGDYSNAKDFAGMGNNQMLCANPVTGDIQRFLVGPVACEITGLAFTPDQKTMFVGIQHPGEKLAPSHFPQGGDAVPRSSIIAISRRDGGVVGA; encoded by the coding sequence ATGAATACCTTTGACGAAAACGACCAACGCAACCATCCACGTCCGGAGGACACTGATTTCAGCCGCATGGTGAACACCCTGTTGAGCCGTCGCCAATTGCTGGGCGCGGCAGGGGCGGGTGTGGGCTTGTTCTTGGGCGGTCAAGGCTTGGCGCACGCGGCCCCCGCAAGCGCGAGCGCTGGCCCACGCATTGGTTTCACACCCATTGCCGCTAATTCTTTGGACACCATCACCGTGCCAGCAGGCTACCAGTGGCGCGTGTTGGCTTCGTGGGGCGATGCCATCCTGCCTGGTGGCACTGCGTTTGACCCCGCCACGCGTGGGACAGCCATCAGCCAAAGCCTATCCATTGGCGATAACAACGATGGCATGAGCTTTTTCAGCTTGGGCGCTGACCACGGTGTGATTGCCGTCAACAACGAATACGCCAATTACGAATACTTGTTTGTTAACGGCCGTTGCAACAGCATCGAAGATACCCGCAAAGCACAAGCGGCCCATGGTGTGAGCGTGTTTGAAGTGCGTCGCATGGGTGGCGTGTGGAAGCTGCAACCCCAGGCTCGCCTGAACCGTCGCATCACGGCCAACACCGACATGCGTTTGAGCGGCCCTGCCGCAGGCAGCGCTTTGTTGAAAACCCAAGCCGACCCCACAGGCACCGTGGCCTTGGGCACGTTCAACAACTGCGCCAATGGCCGCACGCCGTGGGGCACGTACTTGACTTGCGAAGAAAACTTCAACGGTTACTTTGGCAGTGCCGAAAGCTTGCCTCAGAATGTGGCTGAGAGCGCCGCTTTCAAACGCTACGGCATCAGTGCCAAAGGCGCGGGCCTGAACTGGCACCCCTTCGATGGCCGATTCGATTTAGCCAAGAATCCCAACGAACCCAACCGTTTTGGCTGGGTGGTCGAGATTGACCCGATGGACCCCACCAGCACGCCCATCAAGCGCACGGCCTTGGGCCGCGTCAAACATGAGAACGCCGAGGTGGTGGTGAACGCCGACGGCCATGTGGTGGTCTACATGGGCGACGACGAAAAGGGCGAGCACATTTACAAATTTGTGTCTGCTAAAAAGTTCGATGCCAAGAATCCAAAAGCCAATCGCGACTTGTTGGACGAAGGTACCTTGTACGTGGCGCGCTTCACCACGGTGGACGGCAAAGCGCAAGGCGAGGGCGAATGGCTAGAGTTGACCCACGGCAAAAATGGCTTGACGGCAGAGGCGGGTTTCAAAGACCAAGCCGAGGTGTTGGTCCACACGCGTTTGGCTGCCACCGTGGTGGGCGCCACCACCATGGACCGCCCTGAGTGGATTGCCGTGCATCCCACGCAAGCGCAGGTGTACGTGACCCTCACCAACAACAGCGACCGTGGTGCTAAGCCCAACCAAGCGGTGAACGGTCCCAACCCACGCGCCAAAAACGTGTACGGCCAAATCGTGCGTTGGACGCCCAAGGGCAACGACCACACGGCCAACTCATTCACGTGGGACATCTTTGCGTTGGCGGGTAACCCCACGCTGCACAAAGACGCCTATGCAGGCTCGGCCAACATCACGCCCGACAACATGTTCAACAGCCCTGACGGTTTGGCATTTGACCGCGATGGTCGCTTGTGGATTCAAACCGATGGCGACTACAGCAATGCCAAAGACTTTGCAGGTATGGGCAACAACCAAATGCTGTGCGCCAATCCTGTGACGGGCGACATCCAACGTTTCTTGGTGGGGCCGGTGGCATGTGAAATCACAGGTCTTGCGTTCACACCTGACCAGAAGACGATGTTTGTGGGTATTCAACACCCAGGTGAAAAGTTGGCGCCTTCGCACTTTCCGCAAGGAGGCGATGCAGTGCCGCGCTCGTCCATCATCGCCATCTCACGTCGCGATGGTGGCGTGGTGGGCGCTTAA
- a CDS encoding rhodanese homology domain-containing protein: MRETLLQRQEIAILDVREEDPFAQCHPLFAANLPLGRIEADAWTRIPRLDTFIVVYGTAFNGDDLALPAARTLKRMGYTNVHLLAGGLKGWQDAGGEVFRDVNVPSKSFGELVESKRHTPSLSAQEVKALIDAKANVVVMDARRFDEYQTMSIPSGISVPGAELVLRARALAPNATTRIIVNCAGRTRSIIGTQSLINSGIPNPVSALRNGTIGWTLAGQELVKGASEHFPEVDDATRTKAAASAFAVAMRAGVKRVRMDELNTWLADNTRTTYFFDVRTPEEYAAGHVAGARSAPGGQLVQETDHQAAVRGARIVLCDTDGTRANMSASWLAQMGWEVYVVAGLTAEDFTHTDTPSLRVPETQGKVTSVNVEQVKAWLADRNSHTVVLDFSTSAQYIQGHIHSAWWVLRTQLKESLAAAHKGYRYVLTCQNGSVSRFAVTDVQALAKAGVDVVWLEGGNAAWLAAGGKLQTGDHQMAVERVDRYRRPYEGTNNPVEAMQGYLDWEFGLVEQLARDGTHHFRVI, from the coding sequence ATTCGCGAAACCCTCTTGCAACGCCAAGAAATCGCGATCCTCGACGTGCGCGAGGAAGACCCCTTCGCCCAATGCCACCCACTGTTCGCAGCCAACTTGCCACTGGGCCGCATCGAAGCCGATGCCTGGACGCGCATCCCGCGTCTCGACACCTTCATCGTGGTGTACGGCACCGCGTTCAATGGCGACGACCTCGCCCTGCCCGCAGCCCGCACCTTGAAACGCATGGGCTACACCAACGTGCATCTGCTCGCCGGTGGCCTCAAAGGCTGGCAAGACGCAGGCGGCGAAGTGTTCCGCGATGTCAACGTGCCTAGCAAGTCGTTTGGTGAGTTGGTCGAGTCCAAGCGCCACACACCGTCTCTGTCAGCGCAAGAAGTCAAAGCCCTCATCGACGCCAAAGCCAATGTGGTGGTCATGGACGCACGCCGTTTTGACGAATACCAAACCATGAGCATTCCCAGCGGCATCAGCGTGCCAGGCGCTGAGCTGGTGTTGCGTGCCCGCGCACTCGCGCCCAATGCCACCACGCGCATCATCGTCAACTGCGCGGGCCGCACACGCAGCATCATCGGCACGCAGTCGCTCATCAACTCGGGCATCCCCAACCCCGTGAGCGCCCTGCGCAACGGCACGATTGGTTGGACACTGGCCGGCCAAGAACTGGTCAAAGGCGCAAGCGAGCATTTCCCCGAAGTGGACGATGCCACCCGCACCAAAGCAGCGGCCAGCGCATTTGCCGTGGCCATGCGAGCCGGTGTGAAACGCGTGCGCATGGATGAGCTCAACACTTGGCTGGCAGACAACACACGCACCACCTATTTCTTTGATGTGCGCACCCCCGAAGAGTACGCAGCAGGCCATGTGGCAGGCGCACGCAGCGCCCCCGGCGGTCAACTGGTGCAAGAGACCGACCACCAAGCCGCCGTGCGCGGCGCACGCATCGTGCTGTGCGACACCGACGGTACGCGTGCCAACATGTCTGCCTCGTGGCTGGCCCAGATGGGTTGGGAGGTGTACGTGGTAGCAGGTCTCACCGCCGAAGACTTCACACACACCGACACACCGTCGCTGCGAGTGCCTGAGACGCAAGGCAAGGTCACGTCCGTCAACGTCGAACAAGTCAAAGCTTGGCTGGCCGACCGCAACAGCCACACCGTGGTGCTGGACTTCAGCACCAGCGCCCAATACATCCAAGGCCACATCCACAGCGCGTGGTGGGTGCTGCGCACGCAGCTCAAAGAATCACTGGCGGCCGCCCACAAAGGCTACCGCTATGTGTTGACCTGCCAAAACGGCAGCGTGTCACGCTTTGCCGTGACCGATGTGCAAGCACTGGCCAAAGCTGGCGTGGACGTGGTGTGGCTGGAAGGCGGCAACGCCGCTTGGCTGGCCGCAGGTGGCAAGCTGCAAACCGGCGACCACCAAATGGCCGTTGAGCGCGTTGACCGCTACCGCCGCCCCTACGAGGGCACCAACAACCCCGTGGAAGCCATGCAGGGCTACCTCGACTGGGAGTTTGGTTTGGTCGAACAACTCGCCCGCGATGGCACCCACCATTTCAGGGTGATTTAA
- a CDS encoding disulfide bond formation protein B, translating into MDSPRRVCLFIFLVCAGLLSFGMYLQHVVGLEPCPMCIVQRYVMVLMGLVALLGAGLSGRKTSLVVGSWLVLLAGSGAYVAARQTWLQWYPPEVVSCGRDFYGMIETFPLQRAIPMIFKGGGDCSKVDWTFLGGSIANWSFVAFVGLGLLALATVALLLYQPVTTDENATEDVAS; encoded by the coding sequence TTGGATAGTCCTCGCCGCGTTTGCTTGTTCATCTTCTTGGTGTGTGCGGGTTTGCTGAGCTTTGGCATGTATTTACAGCATGTGGTGGGTTTAGAGCCATGCCCCATGTGCATCGTGCAGCGTTATGTGATGGTGTTGATGGGTTTGGTGGCCTTGTTGGGCGCAGGCTTGTCCGGGCGCAAAACCTCGCTGGTCGTGGGCAGCTGGTTGGTGTTGCTCGCAGGCAGCGGTGCCTATGTGGCAGCACGCCAAACATGGCTGCAGTGGTACCCGCCCGAGGTGGTGTCGTGTGGCCGCGACTTCTACGGCATGATTGAAACTTTCCCACTGCAACGCGCCATTCCCATGATCTTCAAAGGTGGTGGTGATTGCTCAAAAGTCGATTGGACTTTCTTGGGTGGCTCGATTGCCAACTGGTCGTTTGTGGCGTTTGTGGGTTTGGGGCTGTTGGCCTTGGCCACCGTAGCTCTCTTGCTGTATCAACCGGTGACGACTGACGAAAACGCGACCGAAGACGTGGCGTCATAA
- a CDS encoding protein kinase has product MHTLEQLRRGELTGIQRLQLRCGLTEFPREIFELADSLEILDLSGNQLSALPDDLPRLHKLRVIFCSDNPFTELPEVLGQCQQLSMVGFKANRIAQVSPKALPPLLRWLILTDNALTTLPAEIGQCTQMQKLALAGNQLRCLPPELANCSRLELLRISANQLTEFPSWLLNMPRLTWLAYAGNPFCEHLESAAIANAPMQHIAWSQLQLQHQLGEGASGVIHQATLWTREGEQAVAVKLFKGAVTSDGLPDCEMAACMHAGVHPHVVSAMARVTEHPENKQALVMPLISPEFGNLAGPPSLESCTRDVYPNGKRFGWHATLRMALGMASATQHLHARGILHGDLYAHNILHTSEGNALLSDFGAAAFFDVNDAALAQGLEKLEVRALGCLLEELAMQCDATSVDSQTEASAVTPSSHTHQRQALAQLAQRCLHDTPSQRPSLAQVRAELEALSH; this is encoded by the coding sequence ATGCACACCCTTGAACAACTGCGTCGTGGCGAACTGACAGGCATTCAGCGCTTGCAACTGCGCTGCGGCTTGACCGAATTTCCACGCGAAATTTTTGAACTGGCCGATTCGCTAGAAATCTTAGATTTATCGGGCAACCAACTGAGCGCCCTGCCCGATGACCTGCCACGCTTACACAAGCTACGCGTGATTTTTTGCTCCGACAACCCGTTCACCGAATTACCCGAAGTGCTGGGCCAATGCCAGCAGCTCAGCATGGTGGGCTTCAAAGCCAACCGCATCGCGCAGGTGTCGCCCAAGGCTTTGCCGCCGCTGTTGCGTTGGCTCATCCTCACGGACAACGCGTTGACCACATTGCCTGCTGAAATTGGGCAATGCACGCAGATGCAAAAGCTCGCATTGGCAGGTAATCAATTGCGCTGCTTGCCGCCAGAGTTGGCCAATTGCAGTCGCTTAGAACTCCTCCGTATCTCCGCGAACCAGCTGACTGAATTTCCCAGCTGGCTGCTCAACATGCCACGCTTGACTTGGCTGGCCTACGCAGGCAACCCATTCTGCGAACACTTGGAATCAGCCGCTATCGCTAACGCGCCCATGCAGCACATCGCGTGGTCTCAGTTACAACTGCAACACCAACTGGGTGAAGGCGCGTCTGGTGTGATTCACCAAGCCACTCTGTGGACTCGCGAAGGTGAACAAGCCGTAGCGGTGAAGTTGTTCAAAGGCGCCGTCACCAGCGATGGTTTGCCCGACTGCGAAATGGCCGCGTGCATGCACGCAGGCGTGCATCCGCATGTGGTGTCGGCCATGGCACGGGTGACCGAGCATCCAGAGAACAAGCAAGCCTTGGTCATGCCGCTGATTTCGCCAGAGTTTGGCAACCTCGCAGGGCCACCCAGCTTAGAGAGCTGCACACGAGATGTGTACCCAAATGGCAAACGTTTTGGCTGGCACGCCACACTGCGCATGGCACTTGGCATGGCATCCGCCACGCAGCACTTGCACGCACGCGGCATCTTGCATGGCGACTTGTACGCGCACAACATCTTGCACACGTCTGAAGGCAATGCCCTTTTGAGCGACTTTGGCGCTGCGGCATTTTTTGATGTGAACGATGCAGCACTCGCACAAGGTTTGGAAAAACTCGAAGTGCGTGCTTTGGGTTGTTTGCTAGAAGAACTGGCGATGCAGTGCGATGCCACGTCCGTTGATTCACAGACAGAAGCAAGCGCAGTGACGCCTTCATCACATACCCACCAACGCCAAGCCTTGGCCCAACTCGCGCAACGATGTTTGCACGACACACCATCCCAGCGCCCTAGCTTGGCGCAGGTGCGCGCCGAGCTAGAGGCCTTGAGCCACTGA
- the argA gene encoding amino-acid N-acetyltransferase produces the protein MSAVFDFTFVPWFRSVAPYIHMHRGKTFVVGIAGEAIAAGKLPNLAQDLALIQSMGVRIVLVHGFRPQVNEQLAAKGHVPHYSHGMRITDGVALDCAQEAAGQLRFEIEAAFSQALPNTPMAGATVRVISGNFITARPVGILDGVDFQHSGLVRKVDVAGITQTLASGSMVLISPFGFSPTGEAFNLTMEEVATSVATALQADKLLFVTETPGIRINPAEPASEDNPIDTELPLDAAKKLLATLPHTTDPSDIAFYLQHCVKACETGVERSHILPFAVDGSLLLEVYMHDGIGTMVVDEKLEELREATHEDVGGILQLIEPFEKDGSLVKRDRNEIERDVGQYTVIEHDGVIFACAALYPYPEAQTAEMAALTVSPQSQGQGDGEKILKRIEQRARNKGLKSIFVLTTRTKHWFLKRGFMQVDPDWLPEARKRKYNWDRKSLVLVKKLS, from the coding sequence ATGTCCGCCGTTTTTGACTTCACCTTTGTGCCTTGGTTCCGTTCGGTCGCGCCCTACATTCACATGCATCGCGGCAAGACCTTTGTGGTCGGCATCGCGGGCGAGGCCATTGCCGCAGGCAAGCTGCCCAACTTGGCACAAGACTTGGCGCTCATCCAAAGCATGGGCGTGCGCATTGTGTTGGTGCACGGCTTTCGCCCACAGGTGAACGAGCAACTGGCCGCCAAAGGCCACGTGCCCCACTACTCACACGGCATGCGCATCACTGACGGCGTGGCCCTCGACTGCGCACAAGAAGCCGCAGGCCAACTGCGCTTTGAGATTGAAGCCGCTTTCAGCCAAGCCCTGCCCAACACGCCCATGGCAGGTGCCACGGTGCGCGTGATTTCTGGCAACTTCATCACCGCTCGCCCTGTGGGCATCTTGGACGGCGTGGACTTTCAACACTCAGGCCTCGTGCGCAAAGTGGACGTGGCGGGCATCACCCAAACCCTCGCCTCGGGCTCCATGGTGCTCATCTCGCCGTTTGGCTTCTCACCGACCGGCGAAGCGTTCAACCTGACCATGGAAGAAGTAGCCACGTCTGTGGCCACCGCTTTGCAAGCTGACAAACTGCTGTTTGTGACCGAAACCCCGGGTATTCGCATCAACCCTGCGGAGCCTGCCAGCGAAGACAACCCCATCGACACCGAGTTGCCTTTGGACGCAGCCAAAAAACTGCTGGCCACCCTGCCCCACACCACAGACCCCTCCGACATTGCGTTTTACTTGCAGCACTGCGTGAAGGCCTGTGAGACGGGCGTGGAGCGTAGCCACATCTTGCCGTTTGCGGTGGATGGTTCGCTGCTGCTGGAGGTGTACATGCATGACGGCATCGGCACCATGGTGGTGGACGAGAAGCTGGAAGAACTTCGCGAAGCCACACACGAAGATGTGGGCGGTATCTTGCAACTGATTGAACCCTTTGAGAAAGACGGCTCGCTGGTCAAACGCGACCGCAATGAGATTGAGCGTGATGTGGGCCAATACACCGTCATTGAGCATGACGGCGTGATCTTTGCCTGCGCCGCGCTGTACCCCTACCCCGAAGCCCAAACCGCTGAGATGGCGGCACTCACCGTGTCACCCCAATCGCAAGGTCAAGGCGATGGTGAAAAGATCTTGAAGCGCATCGAACAGCGCGCCCGTAACAAAGGCCTCAAGAGCATTTTTGTGTTGACCACGCGCACCAAACATTGGTTCTTGAAACGCGGTTTTATGCAGGTCGACCCCGATTGGTTACCCGAAGCCCGCAAGCGCAAATACAACTGGGACCGCAAGAGCTTGGTCTTGGTGAAAAAGCTGTCATAA
- the chrA gene encoding chromate efflux transporter, whose amino-acid sequence MTQTSHDKPSTAASDMQAPAPVSLANAFWFWLKLGFISFGGPAGQIAILHQELVERRRWLSERRFLHALNYCMVLPGPEAQQLVTYIGWLMHKRWGGVVAGALFVLPSLLILIALSWVYIAFGDVPWVAGLFFGIKPAVTAIVVQAAHRIGSRALKNNVLWAIAAASFVAIFALDVPFPLIVGVAAAVGYMGGRVSPHTFQTGGGHGASKASYGPALIDDHTPTPAHAHFSYAGLAHVLLAGAVLWAVPMGVLCAVFGWDQSFTQMGWFFTKAAMLTFGGAYAVLPYVYQGAVSQFGWVTPTQMMDGLALGETTPGPLIMVVAFVAFIGGYVKALLGPESLFAAGTLAACLVTWFTFLPSFIFILAGGPLVESTHRNLKFTAPLTAITAAVVGVVLNLALFFGYHLLWPEGFAGTFDVRSALIAIAAAVALFKYKRGVMEVITLCALVGLAVKLIPL is encoded by the coding sequence ATGACACAAACCTCACACGACAAACCAAGCACTGCCGCGTCAGACATGCAAGCCCCTGCCCCTGTCAGCCTGGCCAACGCCTTTTGGTTTTGGCTCAAGCTCGGGTTCATCAGTTTTGGAGGGCCTGCGGGGCAAATTGCCATCCTCCATCAAGAGCTGGTCGAGCGTCGCCGTTGGTTGTCTGAGCGACGTTTTTTGCACGCGCTCAACTACTGCATGGTGTTGCCAGGTCCTGAGGCGCAACAGCTGGTGACCTACATCGGCTGGCTCATGCACAAGCGTTGGGGTGGTGTGGTGGCGGGGGCTTTGTTTGTGTTGCCATCCTTGCTCATCCTCATCGCGTTGTCGTGGGTGTACATCGCGTTTGGCGATGTGCCTTGGGTGGCCGGTTTGTTCTTTGGCATCAAGCCTGCGGTCACGGCCATCGTGGTGCAAGCGGCACATCGCATTGGTTCGCGTGCGCTGAAGAACAACGTGTTGTGGGCCATCGCCGCCGCATCGTTTGTGGCCATCTTTGCACTCGATGTGCCGTTTCCGCTCATCGTGGGTGTGGCGGCTGCCGTGGGCTATATGGGTGGCCGCGTGTCGCCTCACACCTTCCAAACCGGCGGTGGGCATGGTGCCTCCAAGGCTTCGTATGGCCCTGCCTTGATTGACGACCACACGCCCACACCTGCACACGCGCATTTCAGCTACGCAGGTTTGGCGCACGTATTGTTGGCCGGTGCCGTGTTGTGGGCTGTGCCCATGGGTGTGCTGTGTGCGGTATTTGGCTGGGACCAAAGCTTCACGCAAATGGGTTGGTTCTTCACCAAAGCGGCCATGCTCACCTTTGGTGGCGCATATGCCGTGCTGCCCTATGTGTACCAAGGCGCAGTCAGCCAGTTTGGCTGGGTCACGCCCACGCAAATGATGGACGGCTTGGCCTTGGGCGAAACCACCCCCGGTCCGCTCATCATGGTGGTGGCGTTTGTGGCGTTCATCGGTGGTTATGTCAAAGCGTTGCTGGGGCCTGAGAGTTTGTTCGCCGCAGGCACCTTGGCCGCGTGCCTCGTGACGTGGTTCACGTTCTTGCCCTCGTTCATCTTCATCTTGGCGGGCGGCCCGTTGGTGGAGAGCACGCACCGCAACCTCAAGTTCACAGCGCCCCTCACCGCCATCACTGCGGCGGTGGTCGGCGTGGTGCTCAACCTCGCTTTGTTCTTTGGCTACCACCTATTGTGGCCCGAAGGTTTCGCAGGCACGTTTGATGTGCGCTCGGCACTCATTGCCATCGCGGCGGCAGTGGCCTTGTTCAAATACAAACGCGGCGTGATGGAAGTCATCACCCTGTGCGCCTTGGTGGGTTTGGCCGTCAAGCTCATTCCGCTTTAA